A stretch of Arcobacter arenosus DNA encodes these proteins:
- a CDS encoding 7-carboxy-7-deazaguanine synthase QueE, with product MLEINEIFGPTIQGEGKLIGTPSIFIRVGKCNMKCVGFNVEYETPSGIKKCSCDSYYAVDTAFKEQWHKMSCDDIIKKVEELKPNYNVDIVITGGEPLLYWQNEEFQSLLKYYVENNYKVTIETNASLNINFTQEYQEKILFSMSVKLSNSLEPLKKRVNIDTLTSIINKSKDSYLKFVIDKDFKNQAIKEIKDILSKIPKVEVYLMPMGDTAQEINANCETVIDMSIENGFKYCDRLHIRVWDNKRGV from the coding sequence ATGCTTGAAATAAATGAAATCTTTGGACCAACAATTCAAGGTGAAGGAAAATTAATAGGAACACCTTCAATTTTTATTAGAGTTGGTAAATGTAATATGAAATGTGTTGGCTTTAATGTTGAATATGAGACTCCAAGTGGTATTAAAAAATGTTCATGTGACTCATATTATGCAGTTGACACAGCTTTTAAAGAGCAATGGCATAAAATGTCTTGTGATGATATTATAAAAAAAGTTGAAGAGTTAAAACCAAATTACAATGTTGATATTGTAATAACTGGTGGGGAACCACTACTTTATTGGCAAAATGAGGAATTCCAATCTTTGTTAAAATATTATGTAGAGAATAATTACAAAGTTACAATAGAAACAAATGCCTCATTAAATATTAATTTCACACAAGAATATCAAGAAAAAATACTTTTTTCAATGAGCGTAAAATTATCAAACTCTTTAGAGCCCCTAAAAAAAAGAGTTAATATTGATACATTAACATCAATTATCAACAAATCAAAAGACTCATATTTAAAATTTGTTATTGATAAAGATTTTAAAAATCAAGCAATTAAAGAGATTAAAGATATATTATCCAAAATTCCAAAGGTAGAAGTATATCTAATGCCTATGGGGGATACAGCCCAAGAGATTAATGCAAATTGTGAAACAGTAATTGATATGTCAATAGAAAATGGTTTTAAATATTGTGATAGACTTCATATAAGAGTTTGGGACAATAAAAGAGGCGTTTAG
- the fabG gene encoding 3-oxoacyl-ACP reductase FabG gives MNFTGTNVLVTGASRGIGAEIAKTLASYGLKVWINYRSGAEAAEKIKEEIESAGGQAAIVKADVTKEDEFTAAIKTIVDADGQLSYLVNNAGITKDKLALRMSVEDFNDVIAANLTSAFIGCKGALKAMGKKKFGSIVNISSIVGEMGNPGQTNYSASKGGLNAMTKSFAKEAAARGIRYNAVTPGFIQTDMTDELKDEVKAEYEKNIPLSRFGQPKEIADAVAFLLSDHSSYITGEILKVNGGLYV, from the coding sequence ATGAATTTTACAGGAACAAATGTACTTGTTACTGGTGCATCAAGGGGAATTGGTGCAGAAATTGCAAAAACTTTAGCAAGCTATGGTTTAAAAGTATGGATTAATTATAGAAGTGGTGCCGAAGCTGCAGAAAAAATCAAAGAAGAGATAGAATCTGCTGGTGGACAAGCTGCAATTGTAAAAGCAGATGTAACAAAAGAGGATGAATTTACAGCTGCTATTAAAACTATCGTTGATGCCGATGGACAATTATCTTACTTAGTAAATAATGCTGGTATTACTAAAGATAAATTAGCATTAAGAATGTCAGTTGAAGATTTTAATGATGTTATTGCTGCAAACTTAACATCTGCATTTATTGGATGTAAAGGTGCTTTAAAAGCTATGGGTAAAAAGAAGTTTGGTTCTATTGTAAATATCTCTTCAATTGTTGGAGAAATGGGAAATCCTGGCCAAACTAACTATTCCGCTAGTAAAGGTGGATTAAATGCAATGACTAAATCATTTGCTAAAGAAGCAGCAGCAAGAGGAATTAGATATAATGCAGTAACTCCAGGTTTTATTCAAACAGATATGACTGATGAGTTAAAAGATGAAGTTAAAGCGGAATATGAAAAAAATATTCCATTATCAAGATTCGGACAACCTAAAGAAATTGCAGATGCAGTTGCTTTTCTTTTAAGTGACCATTCTTCGTATATTACGGGTGAAATATTAAAAGTAAATGGTGGGTTATACGTATAA
- the acpP gene encoding acyl carrier protein has product MALLDDVKEVVVEQLDCDPAEVKEDSKFIEDLGADSLDVVELVMALEEKFDIEIPDEDAEGILTVADAIKYIEDNA; this is encoded by the coding sequence ATGGCATTATTAGATGATGTAAAAGAAGTTGTTGTTGAACAATTAGATTGTGATCCAGCTGAAGTTAAAGAGGATTCTAAATTTATTGAGGATTTAGGTGCAGATTCACTTGACGTTGTAGAATTAGTTATGGCGTTAGAAGAAAAATTCGATATCGAAATCCCTGATGAAGATGCAGAAGGTATTTTAACAGTGGCTGACGCTATTAAATACATCGAAGATAACGCGTAA
- a CDS encoding beta-ketoacyl-ACP synthase II, whose protein sequence is MRRVVITGLGTINSVGHSVEESFKAVVDGVCGIDKITLFDASEYPVQIAGEVKDFDPTTVMDKKEVKKADRFIQLGIKAALEAMIDSGFVNEENKKVDDSIADRFGLISASGIGGLSTIEKNSVVCENRGPKRISPFFIPSSLVNMLGGFISIEHNLRGPSLSHVTACAASTHALNDAVKTIKINGADKVLVVGAESAICGAGVGGFAAMKALSTRNDDPKTASRPFDKDRDGFVMGEGAGALVLEEYEAAVARGAKIYCEVIGFGESADANHITAPVMDGPLRAMKAAINMAEATTGEKIKIDYINTHGTSTPVGDVNESKAIVELFEGAENAPPVTSTKGQIGHCLGAAGAIEAIFAIKALNDGIIPPTINIQNQDENCPLDYVPHTARETNLDTVMSNNFGFGGTNASVIFKKIK, encoded by the coding sequence ATGAGAAGAGTTGTTATAACTGGTTTAGGAACAATTAATTCTGTAGGTCATAGTGTTGAGGAATCGTTTAAGGCGGTTGTTGATGGAGTTTGTGGTATTGATAAAATCACACTTTTTGATGCAAGTGAATATCCTGTACAAATTGCAGGTGAAGTAAAAGATTTCGATCCAACTACTGTAATGGATAAAAAAGAGGTTAAAAAAGCTGATAGATTTATTCAACTAGGTATTAAAGCTGCTTTAGAAGCAATGATTGATTCTGGTTTTGTAAATGAAGAGAATAAAAAAGTAGATGATTCTATTGCTGATAGATTTGGTTTAATTTCTGCATCTGGTATTGGTGGATTATCTACAATTGAAAAGAACTCAGTTGTTTGTGAAAATAGAGGTCCAAAAAGAATTTCACCATTCTTTATCCCATCATCATTAGTAAATATGTTAGGTGGATTTATTTCAATTGAACATAATTTAAGAGGTCCTTCTTTATCACATGTTACTGCTTGTGCAGCTTCAACACATGCGCTAAATGATGCAGTAAAAACTATTAAAATTAATGGTGCTGACAAAGTTTTAGTTGTAGGAGCAGAATCTGCTATTTGTGGTGCTGGTGTTGGTGGTTTTGCTGCAATGAAAGCATTATCAACTAGAAATGATGACCCAAAAACTGCTTCAAGACCATTTGACAAAGATAGAGATGGATTTGTAATGGGTGAAGGTGCTGGTGCATTAGTACTTGAAGAGTATGAAGCAGCAGTTGCAAGAGGTGCTAAAATCTACTGTGAAGTTATTGGTTTTGGTGAATCTGCAGATGCTAACCATATTACTGCGCCTGTAATGGATGGTCCATTAAGAGCAATGAAAGCTGCTATTAATATGGCAGAAGCAACAACTGGTGAAAAAATTAAAATTGATTATATAAATACTCATGGTACTTCAACTCCTGTTGGAGATGTTAATGAGTCTAAAGCAATTGTTGAATTATTTGAAGGTGCTGAAAATGCTCCTCCTGTTACTTCAACAAAAGGACAAATTGGACACTGCTTAGGTGCAGCAGGTGCAATTGAAGCAATTTTTGCAATTAAAGCACTAAATGATGGGATTATTCCTCCAACAATTAATATTCAAAACCAAGATGAAAATTGTCCTCTTGATTATGTTCCTCATACAGCAAGAGAAACTAATCTTGATACAGTTATGAGTAATAACTTCGGTTTTGGTGGAACTAACGCATCAGTAATATTTAAAAAAATTAAGTAA
- the accA gene encoding acetyl-CoA carboxylase carboxyl transferase subunit alpha has product MATYLDFEDKIKKIEEDIIVAKTKNDDHAVEILEKKLEKEVEKTFKNLSDYQKLQLARHPDRPYAMDYINGLMTNAYEIHGDRHYVDDHAIVCYLGYIGNEKVMVIGEQKGRGTKGKIKRNFGMPSPEGYRKALRAANLAEKFGIPILMLVDTPGAYPGIGAEERNQSEAIAKNLYEFSDLTVPTVSVVIGEGGSGGALAISVADKLAMMRYSVYAVISPEGCSAILWNDPAKVETAANALKITAENLKELELVDDVVNEPLIGAHRQKDEAIKALGDYFLSTLEELKKLTPAQRLQLKYEKLMNLGRYEG; this is encoded by the coding sequence TTGGCAACTTATTTAGATTTTGAAGACAAAATAAAAAAAATAGAAGAAGATATTATAGTTGCAAAAACTAAAAATGATGATCACGCTGTAGAGATATTAGAGAAAAAATTAGAAAAAGAAGTTGAAAAAACTTTTAAAAATTTAAGTGATTATCAAAAACTTCAATTAGCAAGACATCCTGATAGACCATATGCAATGGACTATATCAATGGATTAATGACAAATGCCTATGAGATTCATGGTGATAGACACTATGTTGATGACCATGCTATTGTTTGTTATTTAGGTTATATTGGTAATGAAAAAGTTATGGTTATTGGTGAACAAAAAGGACGAGGAACTAAAGGTAAAATCAAAAGAAACTTTGGTATGCCAAGTCCTGAAGGATATAGAAAAGCTTTAAGAGCTGCAAATCTAGCTGAAAAATTTGGAATTCCGATTTTAATGTTAGTTGACACTCCGGGTGCATATCCTGGAATTGGAGCTGAAGAGAGAAATCAATCAGAAGCTATTGCAAAAAATCTTTATGAATTTTCTGATTTAACAGTTCCAACGGTATCTGTTGTAATTGGTGAAGGTGGTTCAGGTGGAGCTTTAGCAATATCTGTTGCAGATAAATTAGCTATGATGAGATACTCAGTATATGCAGTTATTTCACCAGAAGGATGTTCTGCAATTTTATGGAATGACCCTGCAAAAGTTGAAACTGCAGCAAATGCATTAAAAATTACAGCTGAGAATTTAAAAGAATTAGAATTAGTTGATGATGTAGTAAATGAACCTTTAATTGGTGCTCATAGACAAAAAGATGAGGCGATTAAAGCATTAGGGGATTATTTTTTATCTACCTTAGAAGAGTTAAAAAAATTAACTCCAGCACAAAGACTTCAATTAAAATATGAAAAATTAATGAACTTAGGAAGATATGAAGGTTAA
- a CDS encoding histidine triad nucleotide-binding protein encodes MCIFCKIVNGEIPNQTVLEDENFLAFNDINPARKIHVLVIPKEHYDSFDVVPPKIMADMTEFIQKTVSKLGIRESGYRLITNIGSDGGQEVPHLHFHIIGGEPAGKLVR; translated from the coding sequence ATGTGTATTTTTTGCAAAATTGTAAATGGTGAAATACCTAATCAAACAGTACTTGAAGATGAAAACTTTTTAGCATTTAATGATATTAATCCAGCTAGAAAAATTCATGTTTTAGTTATTCCAAAAGAACATTATGATTCATTTGATGTTGTTCCACCAAAGATTATGGCAGATATGACTGAGTTTATTCAAAAAACAGTTTCAAAACTGGGTATTAGAGAGTCAGGTTACAGATTAATTACAAATATTGGAAGTGATGGAGGACAAGAGGTGCCACACTTACATTTTCATATAATTGGTGGAGAACCAGCTGGAAAACTAGTTAGATAG
- the pheS gene encoding phenylalanine--tRNA ligase subunit alpha — MTQWLEKINSAESLEVLENLRVETLGKKGVITAQFAKMKDIPGPEKKEFAANLNKQKAEIIEALETKKIVLEKEALEAKLKADKIDVTRFNNELSCGAVHPVALTMDRIIEYFQNLNFAVEEGPLVEDDFHNFEALNLPKYHPARDMQDTFYNKDYTLLRTHTSPTQIRTMLNQPTPIRMIAPGTVFRRDFDLTHTPMFHQIEALVVDEADKISFANLKHVLVEFLHHMFGDVDVRFRPSFFPFTEPSAEVDISCVFCKGDGCRVCSHTGWLEVLGCGVVDQNVFKAVGYENKSGYAFGLGVERFAMLIHNIGDLRSLFESDIRLLGQFK; from the coding sequence GTGACGCAATGGCTAGAAAAAATCAATAGTGCCGAATCACTTGAAGTACTAGAAAACTTGAGAGTTGAGACTTTAGGTAAGAAAGGTGTTATTACTGCACAGTTTGCAAAAATGAAGGATATTCCAGGTCCAGAAAAAAAAGAATTTGCAGCAAACTTAAATAAACAAAAAGCAGAAATAATAGAAGCACTAGAAACAAAAAAAATTGTTTTAGAAAAAGAAGCACTAGAAGCTAAATTAAAAGCTGATAAAATTGATGTAACAAGATTCAATAATGAGCTTTCATGTGGTGCAGTTCATCCTGTAGCATTAACAATGGATAGAATTATAGAATATTTCCAAAATTTAAATTTTGCAGTAGAAGAAGGTCCATTAGTAGAAGATGATTTCCACAACTTTGAAGCATTAAATTTACCTAAATATCACCCAGCACGTGATATGCAAGATACATTTTACAATAAAGACTACACACTTTTAAGAACACATACTTCTCCTACACAAATAAGAACTATGTTAAACCAACCTACTCCAATTAGAATGATTGCACCAGGTACAGTATTTAGAAGAGATTTTGACTTAACTCACACACCAATGTTCCACCAAATTGAAGCATTAGTTGTTGATGAAGCAGATAAAATTTCATTTGCTAACTTAAAGCATGTATTAGTAGAATTTTTACACCATATGTTTGGGGATGTTGATGTTAGATTTAGACCTTCATTTTTCCCATTTACAGAACCATCAGCAGAAGTTGATATCTCATGTGTATTTTGTAAAGGTGATGGATGTAGAGTATGCTCACACACAGGATGGTTAGAAGTTCTTGGTTGTGGAGTAGTTGATCAAAACGTATTTAAAGCAGTAGGTTATGAAAACAAATCAGGGTACGCATTTGGATTAGGTGTTGAAAGATTCGCAATGCTTATTCATAATATTGGAGATTTAAGATCTCTATTCGAAAGCGACATAAGATTATTAGGACAGTTTAAATGA
- the pheT gene encoding phenylalanine--tRNA ligase subunit beta: MIVTRTWLQEYIDISSISTEDICKTLNSIGLEVDSLEKQKIPKNVVVGKVLEKEKHPDADKLNICQVDIGSETVQIVCGAKNVAAGQYVPVAVNGCDLGGGFKIKKAKLRGVESNGMICSSTEIGLAKLNDGILELDDSIGELIIGKQLGDYPLLNDDIIEIELTANRGDCLSINGVARELRAFYNIPLIEQEIEIETNNLGIGQVLEVQTKSDLDSIFIYTVANTKDFKLPVLQRLRVGIIDKFKEKDLDDALTYITHSTGVILNAYAKSDAKTQDSIATITLDKDENGFDTVTGNERLSTICISHNDINLDKDSEYIIEASYTNPENLSKKVFETKKKTGDVYYKSSRGSEPDIKMGIDIFCTFISKFGAKIYNGRELSLDTDEELMIDANINKINAIIGQDIEKVKIEKILSSLGFEVKDTDKDVFSIKIPLYRHDIKNIADITEEVVRIIGIDNIKAKPLAIDEVNRVNQTSINLIKKNDLRAKAITNGFYETLTYVFADKEKLQKYSLPTVKEELDVLNPIVKELDTFRTTILLNLVEACANNVKFGLKSMAFFEIGKVFDVNRNESTKVSFVFSGQKELESISNSGKPENIDFYLFAKKVLNTIGKFDLEPLEKIENDLIHPYQNASVIVDGEKIGFISKLHPSVANDYDLSDTFIAEIDFDKIKNDLTKVDKYSKFQASKKDLSIVVPKSLEYKEIKSVINSINDENIKQFNLIDIYSDEKLGDKDSLTIRFVLQNHEKTLEEDDITTTMSNIINSLNEKLGLTLRD, encoded by the coding sequence ATGATAGTTACTAGAACATGGTTACAAGAATATATTGATATTTCATCAATAAGTACAGAAGATATTTGTAAAACTTTAAACTCAATTGGATTAGAAGTTGATAGTTTAGAGAAGCAAAAAATTCCTAAAAATGTTGTTGTTGGAAAAGTTTTAGAAAAAGAAAAACACCCAGACGCTGATAAATTAAACATCTGCCAAGTTGATATTGGATCAGAAACTGTACAAATTGTATGTGGAGCTAAAAATGTAGCGGCAGGTCAATATGTGCCAGTAGCTGTAAACGGTTGTGATTTAGGTGGTGGTTTTAAAATAAAAAAAGCAAAACTTAGAGGTGTTGAATCAAATGGTATGATTTGTTCATCAACTGAAATTGGTCTTGCAAAATTAAATGATGGAATTTTAGAATTAGATGATTCAATTGGTGAATTAATTATTGGTAAACAATTGGGTGATTATCCTCTTTTAAATGATGATATTATTGAGATTGAATTAACTGCAAATAGAGGTGATTGTTTAAGTATCAATGGTGTAGCAAGAGAATTAAGAGCATTTTATAATATTCCACTAATTGAACAAGAGATTGAAATTGAAACAAATAATTTAGGTATTGGACAGGTTTTAGAGGTTCAAACTAAATCTGACTTAGATTCAATTTTTATCTATACAGTTGCAAATACAAAAGATTTTAAACTTCCTGTATTACAAAGACTAAGAGTTGGAATTATTGATAAATTTAAAGAAAAAGATTTAGATGATGCATTAACTTATATCACACACTCAACTGGTGTTATTTTAAATGCTTACGCAAAATCTGATGCAAAAACTCAAGACTCTATTGCAACAATTACACTTGATAAAGATGAAAATGGTTTTGACACAGTTACAGGAAATGAAAGGCTAAGTACTATTTGTATCTCTCACAATGATATAAATCTTGATAAAGATAGTGAATATATTATTGAAGCAAGTTACACAAACCCTGAAAATTTATCTAAAAAAGTATTTGAAACTAAGAAAAAAACTGGTGATGTTTACTATAAAAGTTCAAGGGGAAGTGAACCAGATATTAAAATGGGGATAGATATTTTTTGTACATTTATTTCAAAATTTGGTGCAAAAATCTACAATGGTAGAGAACTTTCTTTAGATACAGATGAAGAGCTAATGATTGATGCAAATATTAATAAAATCAATGCAATTATTGGTCAAGATATAGAAAAAGTAAAAATTGAGAAAATTTTAAGCTCATTAGGTTTTGAAGTAAAAGATACAGATAAAGATGTTTTTAGTATTAAAATTCCATTATACAGACATGACATAAAAAATATAGCTGATATTACAGAAGAGGTTGTAAGAATTATTGGTATTGATAATATCAAAGCAAAACCACTTGCAATTGATGAAGTAAATAGAGTAAATCAAACTTCAATTAATTTAATTAAGAAAAATGATTTAAGAGCTAAAGCTATTACAAATGGATTTTATGAAACATTAACTTATGTATTTGCAGACAAAGAAAAACTACAAAAATATTCACTTCCTACTGTAAAAGAAGAGCTTGATGTTTTAAATCCTATTGTTAAAGAGTTAGATACATTTAGAACAACAATTTTACTTAACCTAGTTGAAGCTTGTGCAAATAATGTAAAATTTGGTTTAAAATCTATGGCATTTTTTGAAATTGGAAAAGTATTTGATGTTAATAGAAATGAATCAACTAAAGTATCATTTGTATTTTCTGGACAAAAAGAGCTTGAATCAATCTCAAATTCTGGTAAGCCAGAAAATATTGATTTCTACTTATTTGCTAAAAAAGTTTTAAATACAATTGGAAAATTTGACCTAGAGCCATTGGAAAAAATTGAAAATGATTTAATCCATCCATATCAAAATGCTTCAGTAATAGTTGATGGTGAAAAGATTGGATTTATTTCAAAACTTCACCCAAGTGTTGCAAATGATTATGATTTAAGTGATACTTTTATAGCAGAGATTGATTTTGATAAAATCAAAAATGATTTAACAAAAGTTGATAAATACTCTAAATTTCAAGCTTCAAAAAAAGATTTAAGTATTGTTGTACCTAAATCATTAGAATATAAAGAGATTAAAAGTGTAATAAACTCTATAAATGATGAAAATATCAAACAATTTAATTTAATCGATATTTATAGTGATGAAAAATTAGGTGATAAAGATAGTTTAACTATTAGATTTGTACTTCAAAATCATGAAAAAACATTAGAAGAAGATGATATAACAACTACAATGAGTAATATTATCAATTCATTAAATGAAAAACTTGGTTTAACACTAAGAGATTAA
- the aroA gene encoding 3-phosphoshikimate 1-carboxyvinyltransferase → MENFNIEKLDKAFDIEIDSIASDKSISHRCAMFSIFSNETSYIKNFLTAEDTLNSLSIVEQLGAEVKRDGSNVEITPAKKLTEPKDVLDCGNAGTGMRLFCGLLASVDGAFTLTGDKYLRERPMKRVADPLRSIGTNIDGRDNGNKAPLFIRGVKELKPFVYESPVDSAQVKSALILAGLRATGISKYKENELTRDHTERMLKGMGAKIETDEDGYINIHPLEGYLKPLNITVPTDPSSGFFFAVAAAITPNSRVLIKNVSLNPTRIGAYEVLKEMGVEVNFIKKEDIYEPIGDIEVKHKELNGVVVEKHISWLIDELPALSIAMSLAKGKSLVKNAEELRVKESDRIKAVVSNLEKCGVEYTEFEDGYEIVGGSLKKAKINSHGDHRIAMSFSIAGLNCGMEIEDVDCILTSFPNFKEILDSLKA, encoded by the coding sequence ATGGAAAACTTTAATATTGAAAAATTAGATAAAGCTTTTGATATTGAGATTGACTCAATAGCTAGTGATAAATCAATATCACATAGATGTGCAATGTTTTCTATTTTTTCTAATGAAACTTCATACATAAAAAACTTTTTAACAGCGGAAGATACTCTAAACTCATTAAGTATTGTAGAACAACTTGGAGCAGAAGTTAAAAGAGATGGCTCAAACGTAGAGATTACCCCTGCAAAAAAACTAACTGAACCAAAAGATGTTTTAGATTGTGGAAATGCAGGAACTGGTATGAGACTTTTTTGTGGTCTTTTAGCTTCAGTAGATGGTGCTTTTACACTAACTGGTGACAAATACTTAAGGGAGCGACCTATGAAAAGAGTTGCTGATCCTTTAAGAAGTATTGGAACAAATATTGATGGTAGAGATAATGGAAATAAAGCTCCTTTATTTATTAGAGGGGTAAAAGAGTTAAAACCTTTTGTTTATGAATCACCAGTTGATTCTGCGCAAGTTAAATCTGCTTTAATCTTAGCGGGACTAAGAGCAACAGGTATTTCAAAATACAAAGAAAATGAACTAACACGTGACCATACAGAAAGAATGTTAAAAGGTATGGGTGCAAAAATTGAAACTGATGAAGATGGATATATAAATATTCATCCTTTAGAGGGTTATTTAAAACCACTAAATATTACAGTTCCAACAGATCCAAGTTCAGGATTTTTCTTTGCAGTAGCCGCAGCAATTACTCCTAATTCAAGAGTTTTAATCAAAAATGTATCTTTAAATCCTACAAGAATTGGTGCCTATGAAGTTTTAAAAGAGATGGGAGTTGAAGTTAACTTTATTAAAAAAGAGGACATCTATGAACCAATTGGTGACATAGAGGTTAAACATAAAGAATTAAATGGGGTTGTTGTTGAAAAACATATCTCATGGCTTATTGATGAATTGCCAGCCCTTTCTATTGCAATGAGTTTAGCAAAAGGTAAATCACTTGTTAAAAATGCAGAAGAACTTAGAGTAAAAGAAAGCGATAGAATAAAAGCTGTTGTTTCAAACTTAGAAAAATGTGGTGTTGAATATACAGAGTTTGAAGATGGTTATGAAATTGTTGGTGGCTCTTTAAAAAAGGCTAAAATTAATTCTCATGGTGACCACAGAATTGCAATGAGTTTCTCAATAGCTGGACTAAACTGTGGAATGGAGATTGAAGATGTTGATTGTATTTTAACTTCATTTCCAAACTTCAAAGAGATTTTAGATTCCTTAAAAGCTTAA
- a CDS encoding 4-hydroxy-3-methylbut-2-enyl diphosphate reductase: MEVKLASSYGFCFGVKRAIDIAQKYENSATMGPLIHNKNEIDRLQNDYKVGLYRDLNEVKPNDTVIIRTHGIPKQDLKDLRAKDAKVINATCPFVTTPQQIVKKMSQEGYSILIFGDSEHPEVKGVKSYGEDLEDVHVILEKSELDNLNFKHDKIATVAQTTRKKEIYLDIVNSLILKNKEVRVFNTICDATFENQDAARDLSKEVDVMIIIGGKNSSNTKQLHTISLENCSDSYLIENETELDSSWFDNKKLCGITAGASTPDWIIQQVVDKIKKY; encoded by the coding sequence ATGGAAGTAAAATTAGCATCTAGTTATGGTTTTTGTTTTGGAGTTAAAAGAGCAATCGATATTGCGCAAAAATATGAAAATTCTGCAACAATGGGACCTTTAATCCACAATAAAAATGAAATTGATAGACTACAAAATGATTATAAAGTTGGTCTTTATAGAGATTTAAACGAAGTAAAACCAAATGATACAGTAATCATTAGAACCCATGGTATTCCAAAACAAGATTTAAAAGACTTAAGAGCAAAAGATGCAAAAGTTATAAATGCAACTTGTCCTTTTGTTACAACTCCTCAACAAATTGTTAAAAAAATGTCTCAAGAGGGATATTCAATTTTAATTTTCGGTGATAGTGAACATCCTGAAGTAAAGGGTGTAAAATCTTATGGGGAAGATTTAGAAGATGTACATGTAATCTTAGAAAAAAGTGAACTTGATAATCTAAACTTTAAGCATGATAAGATTGCAACAGTAGCTCAAACAACAAGAAAAAAAGAGATTTATTTAGATATTGTAAATAGTTTAATATTAAAAAATAAAGAAGTTAGAGTATTTAATACTATTTGTGATGCAACATTTGAGAACCAAGATGCAGCAAGAGATCTTTCAAAAGAGGTTGATGTTATGATTATTATTGGTGGTAAAAACTCTTCAAATACTAAACAATTACATACTATTTCATTAGAAAATTGCTCTGATTCATACTTAATTGAAAACGAAACTGAACTAGATTCTTCATGGTTTGACAATAAAAAACTATGTGGAATAACTGCTGGAGCTAGTACTCCTGATTGGATTATCCAACAAGTTGTAGATAAAATTAAAAAATATTAA